In Lentilitoribacter sp. Alg239-R112, the genomic stretch TCGCTCGAACAACTTGATAATATTTGCAAATTACTTGGCGTTGCCGGCTAAGATTCAATGTGAATTTAGCGACTTAGAAGGCAAACACGCATCAAAGCCTGTCTGGCGATGCTTTCTTCAAGCGCTGCATTTTTTCGCGTTTCCAAAATAGTGTTAGATAAACGATCCATTTCCTTACTCAGTTTGCTACAAGTCCATTTTCGTAATGCTTTCTCAAAAGCTGGTTTACGTTTGAAATGAATATATCGTCCCATTTCAGACATAACTTGCCCAGCTTGCTTTTTGTTTACTTCAATTTCTGATCGCATGATGTCGATCTGCTGTAGTTGAACGAGGCAAGAGCGTAAAACCAGAAAGATAGGTGTTTTGGAGATGATAATTTTTGAAAAAGATTTATCTAACTCATTGATATTACCGGTTAATATAGCATCAACTGTTTCGTCAACTGAGATCGAAGAAGCGTCCCCAATGGCATTAGTGACGTCTTCTGCGGTAATATTTTTTTGTTCTTGGCAATAGAGCGTTAGTTTTTGCAGCTCACCACGGCTCGCTAGGCGATCTCCGCCTAAAAAACTCAGTAATAACTGGCGCGCGTCATTTTCAATACGTAAGTTCGCTGCGCCGAGTTCTTGATCAATCAAAGCTTGTAATGAACGACCATCATCTGCGTAACAAGGAATTGCAAGAGCAGGAGGTGCTTTTTCAATCATCTTACGTAAGGGTGAGGATTTCTTAAGGTCGCCAGCCTCAATGATTAATGTTACACTCTCGGTAATCTCTTCAAGAACCCCACTTATAATTGCCGGCAATTTCTTGTCGCCGCCGGCGTTCTTTACCCAGATAAGTCGATCACCACCAAACAGACCGATGGACCCGATCTCATCGGCTAGTCGACCAGGATCTGATGAAATTTCAGATGACTCGAGCCTTATGGTGGCGAAATCATCAGCTAAATCGACATTAATTTTTTTGGAAAGTTCTCGTGCGCGCTCCGAAACAAGACCATTGTCGGGGCCATAAATAAGAAAAGCACGATAGGGTATACCCGTTCGTTTGATTAAACCATCGAACTCATGTGCCTTAATCTGCGCCATACTAGACTATTTGCGCAGTGCTATGGCGAGATCAGCGTAAATAAGTTCGGCCAATTCACGTCCCGCTCGGTCCTCAGCGTCTCTAAGTGCGCGAATTTTTGAAAATTCTTGATCTGGAAGGTCGTAGAGCGCGGTAGAACTGCGCTTTCCTTCTCTAATAACTGTCCCATCGCTGAACTTCATGAGTTTATAAGTCCCATTTGCAACCATTCGTCCGGCGGAAAAATTATTATCAGTTCCTGAATCAAGTACACCGGAAGCACTGCGTGTAACGTTCAATTCGAGTTTATAGTCACTAGCACTTTGATTTCCAGACCCGCCATTTAGAAAAACCAATTGATTTCGGACCACCTGCTCAAGCCGATCGTCGGCATCTGATATTTCGATTGCTGGTAACGCACTAGAGGTTGCACTGTTATAAAGAGGTGTTACCTGACATCCGGCCAGAATACTGACACATCCTGCAACAAAACTAATTCGTATGGCTTCTCTTGAGAGCACATTAGATAACAACATTCACAATCCTTTTAGGCACGATAATTAGTTTTCGTATAGGTTGAGCATTGATTTTATCAGCAACAAAATCAAGTGCTAAAACAGCTTCTTCAATTGTCTCTTTGTCGGCATTGGCCTCAATTATTAGTTCGCCCCGTTTCTTTCCATTAATCTGAACCGGCATCATAATAGTACTTTCTGCCACAAGATCTGGGTTAAATTCAGGCCAAGCAGACTGTGCAACCAAGCCTTTGCAGTCTAGTGCCATCCAACACTCTTCGGCTAAGTGAGGCATCATAGGAGCAATTAGGTGAATTAGTATCTCGCATGCTTCGCGACAAGCTGCCTTCATGGTGTCGTCAGCATCACCATTTGCAACCTGTGAAAGTGGCGCAGCAATCGCATTGACGAATTCGTAAATTCTGGCGACTGATTTATTAAATGCGAGCTTCTCAAGGTCGGCGCCAACAAGTTTTAATGTCTTATGGGCAATCTTTGAAATGTCATTTGCTGGCCCATCTGGAGCAGATTTGCTCTTAATATATTTAAGTTCAGGTGCTGCCTCACCAATAATACGCCAAACGCGTTGAACGAACTTATGTGCGCCTTCGACGCCACCTTCGGTCCAAATAACGTCACGTTCCGGTGGAGAGTCGGATAACATAAAGAAACGAGCCGTATCAGCACCGTATGATTCAATAATATCATCCGGATCAACTACGTTCTTCTTCGATTTTGACATTTTTTCAATCGAACCAATTTCAATCTTGGTTTCTTTGCCGATCAATGTTGCTGTACGTTTTCCATCAACATCACTAATATCAATTTCAGCTGGGGTGACCCATCCTTCAGGACCTTTATATGTTTCATGAACAACCATACCTTGGGTGAAGAGACCTTTGAAGGGCTCCTTTATATCGAGGTGACCGGTGACTTGCATAGCTCGCGTGAAAAAACGGGAATAAAGTAAGTGTAAGATCGCGTGTTCAATACCGCCAATATATTGATCAACCGGAAGCCATTCGCTGGCAGTTTTTGGATCAGTTGGATTAGCGTTTTTAGAATCTGTGAAACGTGCGAAATACCACGATGAATCCACAAATGTATCCATCGTGTCTGTTTCACGTCTTGCTGGCTTACCGCAGGATGGGCACTCTGTATTGCGCCATGTGTCATGACGGTCAAGTGGATTACCCGGTTTTTCAAAATCAACATCATCGGGCAGTTTAATTGGAAGATTTTCTTTCTTCTCGGGAACAACGCCGCAGGTATCGCAATGAACAACCGGAATTGGGCAACCCCAATAACGTTGACGGGAAACACCCCAATCGCGAAGTTTAAACTGGGTTTTACGAACGCCTTGTGGTTCCCCGCCAAGCATAGTTGCTTTGAGTGCACTAGCAACTTCATCAAAAGCTTGCTTTGGTGTTTTTCCATCCAGGAACCTGGAATTGATCATGATGCCGGAGCCAGTGTAGGCTTCCTTCGTAATATCAGTAGTTTCACCATTACTATTTTCTGGCGCTACAACAGGCAAAATAGGTAGACCATACTTGCTAGCAAAATCATGGTCGCGCTGATCATGAGCCGGACATCCAAATACTGCACCTGTACCATAATCCATCAATACGAAATTGGCGATATAAACTGGAAGCTTCCAATTTTTATCAAGCGGGTGGGCGACTGTAACTCCGGTGTTAAAACCATGTTTCTCAGCTGTCTCCAATTCGGCAGCAGAGGTGCCCATGTTTCTGCATTCTTTGCAGAAGTTGGCAAGATCTGAATTGTCTTTTGACAATGCGATTGCTAGCGGATGGTCTGCGGAAATGGCTAGGAAAGACGCACCAAACAATGTGTCTGGGCGTGTTGTGTAAACTTCAACATCATCGAAGCCTTCTGGTGCAGAACTATCCAAAGCCCAACGAATTTGCAGGCCTTCTGATTTGCCGATCCAGTTGGATTGCATCAAGCGTACTTTTTCTGGCCAGCGATCTAAACCGTCTAGTTCAGTTAATAGGTCATCTGCAAAATCTGTGATCTTGAAGAACCATTGTGTTAGTTCGCGTTGTTCGACTTCGGCACCTGAGCGCCAACCTTTGCCGTCGATAACCTGCTCATTGGCAAGCACTGTCATGTCGACCGGGTCCCAGTTTACTTTTGCATTCTTGCGGTAAACAAGGCCTTTGTCCAAAAAGTCCAGGAACAAGCTTTGTTGTTGCGCGTAATATTCAACATCACAGGTCGCAAATTCACGGGACCAATCAAGTGATAGACCCATTGATTTAAGCTGACGGCGCATCGTGTCGATGTTTTGATATGTCCATTCACCGGGGTGGACTTTGTTTTGCATGGCCGCATTTTCGGCTGGCATTCCAAAAGCATCCCAGCCCATGGGATGAAGAACATTATAACCTTTCGCTCGGCGATAACGTGCAACTACATCACCCATCGCATAATTGCGAACATGGCCCATATGAATGCGGCCTGACGGGTATGGGAACATTTCGAGCACATAATATTTTTCACGCGGATCATCATTGTGTGTTTCGTAGATTTTTTGTTCGTCCCAGCGCTTCTGCCATGTTGGTTCAGTCTGTCTAGGGTTATAACGTTCAACGGCCATTTTTATTCCTGATAGTTCAATCGGTGAGCTTTTACATTTGTTGCGGAGCTTCACCATGAAAGCTGCGCATCGTCAACACTAAAGACTATTCAAATGTTCGCTTTTGATATTAAAAGGAGCTTAGCTGCTTTGGAATTCGCAAAGCTTGCCAATTTCGATATGGGTTTAATAGGGATCCTATAACAAATGTTTCACGTGAATCGCTAATTGAGGCTGATAATGTCTGTAGAAGAAAATCTAAAAATCGTACTAGAAGACATCCAAAACGTGGCTTCGAAATCCAAAGGTGCATCAAAAGATTTGCAACTCATCGCAGTTTCAAAAACGCATAATGCAGATAAAATTCGCCCGGTTATCGAAGCTGGTCAACGCGTATTTGGTGAAAATCGTGTTCAAGAAGCCCAGGGTAAGTGGCCAGAACTAAAATCTGAAATACCGAATATTGAACTTCACCTTATTGGGCCATTGCAGTCTAATAAAACTGTAGATGCAATCGAGTTGTTCGATGTTATCCAATCTGTAGATCGCGAAAAAATTGCAAAAACCATTCAAAAAGAAGCCGTTAAAATTGGGAAATGCCCCGATCTTTATGTTCAAGTAAATACGGGGCTCGAGCCGCAGAAGGCTGGCATAGCACCGCAGGATGCAGTTGCCTTTGTAAAGCATTGTAAGAATGATTTATCATTACCCATTATTGGTTTGATGTGCATCCCGCCAAATGGTGAAAACCCAGGTCCACATTTTGCGCTTCTGCAGAAATTGGCGGAAGAGGCAGGTGTAGAGAATTTATCCATGGGAATGAGTTCTGATTACCAAACTGCAATCGAATTTGGAGCTACACATGTTCGCGTGGGATCTGCTATTTTTGGCGAGCGTTACAAAATCTGATCGCATGTGTTGTCGTGCGACAATCATCCAGCTTGAAATATTTCAGAATTTAGGTCATTGCTTGACGAAGTAAAACCTTTGGGAGGGGTCTTCGTGACAAGTAAGTATCATTCTGTTTATGCAAACTGGCAATCTGATCCAGAGGGTTTTTGGCAAGAAGCCAGTAAATCAATTGATTGGTTTGAGGAGCCGAAGACTATCTTTGATGAAAGCAAGGGAGTTTATGGTCGATGGTTTACCGACGGTGTAACCAATACCTGCTATAATTGCCTCGATCGTCATGTAAATAACGGCAAAGGCAACGATGTTGCATTGATCTATGATAGTCCTGTCACGGGGTCTAAAGACAAGATTACATACGGTAAACTGCTTAGTGATGTCCAAGCTTGTGCTGCTGCAATTCGAGCACAGGGTATCGTGAAAGGTGATCGGGTCATTATCTACATGCCGATGATCCCTGAAGCAATTGTAGCGACACTGGCCTGCGCGCGCCTAGGTGCTGTTCATTCAGTCGTTTTTGGTGGCTTTGCTGCTAATGAGCTGGCAACCCGTATTGAAGATTGTGAAGCGAAGTTAGTTATTGCCGCATCTTGTGGTATAGAGCCAAGCAGAAATATAGCATATAAACCGCTTCTCGATCAGGCGATAGAGTTATCCAACCATAAACCAAACTCGACAATCATTGTTCAGCGCAAGCAAGTCTTAGCGGATATGATTGATGGTCGTGATTATGATTATGCTGGTTTATTGGAAGAATTTGAGGGTGCTAATATAGAGTGTGAGCGTCTTCTAGCGACAGACCCACTTTATATTCTCTACACGTCAGGGACGACTGGTCAGCCAAAAGGCGTAGTGCGTGATAATGGTGGGCATATGGTTGCCATATCGTGGACGATGGAGTCAATTTATGGCGTTAAGCCGGGAGAGGTT encodes the following:
- the leuS gene encoding leucine--tRNA ligase, with the protein product MAVERYNPRQTEPTWQKRWDEQKIYETHNDDPREKYYVLEMFPYPSGRIHMGHVRNYAMGDVVARYRRAKGYNVLHPMGWDAFGMPAENAAMQNKVHPGEWTYQNIDTMRRQLKSMGLSLDWSREFATCDVEYYAQQQSLFLDFLDKGLVYRKNAKVNWDPVDMTVLANEQVIDGKGWRSGAEVEQRELTQWFFKITDFADDLLTELDGLDRWPEKVRLMQSNWIGKSEGLQIRWALDSSAPEGFDDVEVYTTRPDTLFGASFLAISADHPLAIALSKDNSDLANFCKECRNMGTSAAELETAEKHGFNTGVTVAHPLDKNWKLPVYIANFVLMDYGTGAVFGCPAHDQRDHDFASKYGLPILPVVAPENSNGETTDITKEAYTGSGIMINSRFLDGKTPKQAFDEVASALKATMLGGEPQGVRKTQFKLRDWGVSRQRYWGCPIPVVHCDTCGVVPEKKENLPIKLPDDVDFEKPGNPLDRHDTWRNTECPSCGKPARRETDTMDTFVDSSWYFARFTDSKNANPTDPKTASEWLPVDQYIGGIEHAILHLLYSRFFTRAMQVTGHLDIKEPFKGLFTQGMVVHETYKGPEGWVTPAEIDISDVDGKRTATLIGKETKIEIGSIEKMSKSKKNVVDPDDIIESYGADTARFFMLSDSPPERDVIWTEGGVEGAHKFVQRVWRIIGEAAPELKYIKSKSAPDGPANDISKIAHKTLKLVGADLEKLAFNKSVARIYEFVNAIAAPLSQVANGDADDTMKAACREACEILIHLIAPMMPHLAEECWMALDCKGLVAQSAWPEFNPDLVAESTIMMPVQINGKKRGELIIEANADKETIEEAVLALDFVADKINAQPIRKLIIVPKRIVNVVI
- the holA gene encoding DNA polymerase III subunit delta — protein: MAQIKAHEFDGLIKRTGIPYRAFLIYGPDNGLVSERARELSKKINVDLADDFATIRLESSEISSDPGRLADEIGSIGLFGGDRLIWVKNAGGDKKLPAIISGVLEEITESVTLIIEAGDLKKSSPLRKMIEKAPPALAIPCYADDGRSLQALIDQELGAANLRIENDARQLLLSFLGGDRLASRGELQKLTLYCQEQKNITAEDVTNAIGDASSISVDETVDAILTGNINELDKSFSKIIISKTPIFLVLRSCLVQLQQIDIMRSEIEVNKKQAGQVMSEMGRYIHFKRKPAFEKALRKWTCSKLSKEMDRLSNTILETRKNAALEESIARQALMRVCLLSR
- a CDS encoding YggS family pyridoxal phosphate-dependent enzyme codes for the protein MSVEENLKIVLEDIQNVASKSKGASKDLQLIAVSKTHNADKIRPVIEAGQRVFGENRVQEAQGKWPELKSEIPNIELHLIGPLQSNKTVDAIELFDVIQSVDREKIAKTIQKEAVKIGKCPDLYVQVNTGLEPQKAGIAPQDAVAFVKHCKNDLSLPIIGLMCIPPNGENPGPHFALLQKLAEEAGVENLSMGMSSDYQTAIEFGATHVRVGSAIFGERYKI